The stretch of DNA GCGCTACAATCCTGCACCCAAAATTTTTCGGCTATGGGGTGTTTAAAGAAGGAGGTGTTGCCACACACCACAATAGCCGCTGGGGCATCAAATTTGGCAAACATCAATGACGAGCGGACTTCGATTAATAGGTCCGGATGAGTCAGGACGACAAACTCCCAGGGTTTGACATTCATCGCAGATGGTGCTGCCATTGCAGCTTTGAGCAGGAGTTCAATCTTTTCGGTTTCTACGGACTTTTCCTGGTATTTTCGAATGCTTCGTCGCGCGTAGATCGTTTCTTGAACCGTCATTGTCACCTTCTTGTGATAAAAACGAGCCGGATTGATTGTTTTTTCAAAACAGCGCTCCAAAACTTAAAATCAATCAACGTTAAATGCCTCAACACGCTCAACCAGCTCGCTGAGGGCTTGTCCCAACCCTGCCGGGTCCTCAAACATCGGCATATGGCCAACCTTCGGCATTCCAAAAAACGCTCCCTCAGGCAGAGATTCAGCCATGACCTGGGATTCCTGGAAATCAGTGATCTGATCTTCCTCACCTGCCACAACCAGTGCTGGTACCCGTATCCGCTGTAATAACGCCGTTTTATCCGCACGGTCAGCCATTCCCTGCAGCGAGCCAATCAGACCGGTCGGGTCACACCGACGGATCATTGTGTGGGCTTTATTGATCACATCAAGGTTGGTCGAAAGCCTGGGCGCCAGGTTATCCGCTACCGCAAGCGACCCGCATGCCTGAGCTTCATCAATCAAGGCCCGCCTTCCGGCGCGTTTTTCAGGTGTGTCTGCCGCGGAGTTGGTTGTGATCAATCCCAAACCAGTCAATTTTTCGGGGAATTGCTCGGCAAAGGCCAGGGCGACATAACCGCCCATCGAATGCCCGCATACAATCGCCCGGTCAACATACAGAGTTTCTAACAAAACTGCAATGTCGCGGGCGAATAATGTCATCGCATACGGTCCGGGTGGAGCATAACTCTCCCCGTGCCCGCGCAGGTCAGGCATGATCACCTGTTGGTTACCCAGGTGGTTTTCAACCAGGTCAAGCCAAATTGAGCGGTTCAGTCCAAAACCGTGCAATAAGAGCAAGGGGGGTGAGTTCCTACCCAAGAGATCAAAACCCAGCGTGATATCATTGACATTAATTTTCATCATTTTCTCCAGAATCGACCCCTTCAATCAACCTTTTCCTGATAAAGTCTCGGGCCTGGTCAGAATTGCTTATGGTCCCGCTGGCCTGCTCTTCCTCCAACTGGCTCAACAAAGTGCCGATGGTTTTCCCAGGCATCAAGCCAAATTCATCCTGCAGATCAAACCCATCCAATAAGAGTTTGGGTTCAACGACCATCGAATGCTTCTCCCACCAAGCTGAAAGAATGGCTCCCACAACCGATACATACCATCGCCAACATTCCTGATCCAGGTTGTGATCCTTGAGTGCCATGGCGTCCGCTAGAAAATGCAGGGCAATCGCCACGCCGACCTCTCCTGTTTGCTTGAAGAAGTGGTATATCGCCCGCTGATCGGGAATCTTTCGATTTGCAACATAAGGTAGCAAATTCATGTGGTGCTGAACAAGGGTCTGCACCCAGTGTGATTCTGCGGTGCTCAGGGTCAACTGTTTGGCGATTGTAAAAGCCAGTTGGGCGCCCTTCAGATGATGATTGCGCTGGGGGATGCGTTGTTCCTTTGAGCCGGTGCTCATTGCTGATGTTCCCAATCCTTGCAACAATGCCCCAAAAAAAGCCAGGCTGAGCTTATCGCGACCGGGGGTCACTTCACCACGAAAGTAAGTTGCAATTTCCAAGGAAAACTTGCCTAAAGCGTCCCGAACC from Brevefilum fermentans encodes:
- a CDS encoding nitroreductase family protein — translated: MTVQETIYARRSIRKYQEKSVETEKIELLLKAAMAAPSAMNVKPWEFVVLTHPDLLIEVRSSLMFAKFDAPAAIVVCGNTSFFKHPIAEKFWVQDCSAATQNILLAAVELGLGTVWLGVYPIHNFIRRISEILSLPKHVIPLNVIYVGYPAEEKPARTQYDAKRVHWQTYGSPG
- a CDS encoding alpha/beta fold hydrolase, which codes for MKINVNDITLGFDLLGRNSPPLLLLHGFGLNRSIWLDLVENHLGNQQVIMPDLRGHGESYAPPGPYAMTLFARDIAVLLETLYVDRAIVCGHSMGGYVALAFAEQFPEKLTGLGLITTNSAADTPEKRAGRRALIDEAQACGSLAVADNLAPRLSTNLDVINKAHTMIRRCDPTGLIGSLQGMADRADKTALLQRIRVPALVVAGEEDQITDFQESQVMAESLPEGAFFGMPKVGHMPMFEDPAGLGQALSELVERVEAFNVD